From Fibrobacterota bacterium, a single genomic window includes:
- a CDS encoding helix-turn-helix transcriptional regulator: MDYLQKLGENLRRRILGSGASGSIELFAHENQIPKSTLSEVLNGKNDPRLSTLAKICSGLGIGLSDLFADSALENFVAESAGKYQARGSAKRPHARNPAKTVRAKGTPARNK, translated from the coding sequence GTGGATTATCTTCAAAAGTTGGGCGAAAACCTTCGGCGGCGGATCCTCGGTTCCGGCGCATCGGGCAGCATCGAGCTCTTCGCCCATGAAAACCAAATCCCGAAATCCACCTTGAGCGAAGTCCTGAATGGAAAGAACGATCCGCGCCTAAGCACCCTGGCCAAGATCTGCTCCGGCCTGGGCATCGGTTTGTCGGATCTCTTCGCCGATTCCGCCCTCGAGAACTTCGTGGCCGAGTCGGCGGGCAAGTATCAAGCGCGCGGTAGCGCCAAGCGTCCGCACGCCCGAAACCCCGCCAAAACCGTTCGGGCAAAGGGCACTCCTGCCCGCAATAAATAA
- a CDS encoding DUF1080 domain-containing protein, whose product MNACERISALLCLLTALASAGPNDTVWTPLFNGTDLKDWEVKITGHPLNWDSLQTFRVAPCVNDPGNCLELNYSNYTNWNGTPWSHIGYKPRTFTHYLVRAEYQLFGTQTPGTPTYSMQQSALLLHSQTMASHGLDQDWSIALELQIVGPSNGVKAVGTANVCTDGIGYHNAAGTLVADHCTNATANPMTLAPTWTSVSALVLGDSVIKYFASGQNVLTYYKPVQRSDGSVKNNTLPIVAGTPVTGGTIGIQGEGAPIRFRKLEVADLAGCMDPASANYKSYYVKNDPAACNVTSLAHGGPPSGTFAFRSEGNTLSLTLTGAFTASLRNLQGKRIWEARGQGPARYALPRHTGLCFLTVEQAHQGFTRKLILGP is encoded by the coding sequence ATGAACGCCTGCGAACGCATTTCCGCCCTTCTCTGCCTGCTTACCGCCTTGGCCTCGGCCGGCCCGAACGACACGGTTTGGACCCCGCTCTTCAACGGGACCGATCTCAAGGACTGGGAAGTGAAAATCACCGGGCATCCCTTGAACTGGGATTCTTTGCAAACCTTCCGCGTCGCCCCTTGCGTCAATGATCCGGGAAATTGCCTGGAACTGAATTATTCCAATTACACCAACTGGAACGGGACGCCTTGGAGCCACATCGGCTACAAGCCGAGGACCTTTACCCATTATCTAGTGCGAGCGGAATACCAACTTTTCGGGACCCAGACGCCGGGAACGCCGACCTATTCCATGCAGCAAAGCGCCTTGCTGCTGCATTCGCAAACCATGGCCAGCCACGGGCTGGACCAGGATTGGTCCATCGCCCTGGAGCTCCAAATCGTCGGCCCTTCCAACGGGGTCAAGGCGGTAGGCACGGCCAATGTCTGCACCGATGGCATAGGCTACCACAATGCCGCGGGCACCCTGGTCGCCGACCATTGCACCAACGCTACGGCCAACCCCATGACCCTGGCGCCGACGTGGACCTCGGTCTCGGCCCTGGTGCTGGGGGATTCGGTCATCAAGTACTTCGCTTCAGGTCAGAACGTACTCACCTACTATAAGCCCGTGCAGCGGAGCGATGGCTCCGTGAAGAACAATACCCTTCCCATCGTGGCCGGCACGCCGGTTACGGGCGGGACCATCGGGATCCAGGGCGAAGGGGCGCCCATCCGCTTCCGGAAACTGGAAGTGGCCGATCTGGCGGGTTGCATGGACCCCGCTTCGGCGAATTACAAATCCTATTACGTGAAAAACGACCCCGCGGCCTGCAACGTCACCTCTCTAGCCCACGGCGGGCCGCCTTCCGGAACCTTCGCCTTCCGTTCCGAAGGCAACACCTTGTCGTTGACGCTGACCGGCGCCTTCACCGCGAGCCTTCGGAATCTCCAGGGGAAAAGGATCTGGGAGGCCCGCGGCCAAGGTCCCGCCCGATATGCCTTGCCCCGGCATACGGGTCTTTGCTTCCTCACCGTGGAGCAAGCTCATCAGGGCTTCACCCGCAAATTGATTCTCGGGCCTTAA
- the uvrC gene encoding excinuclease ABC subunit UvrC, which translates to MPLDSDGALSAAIQAKLEVLPTRPGVYLMKNAKGEIVYIGKAVNLRNRVRSYFNARSHQANHLASTLLRAVAKDIEWIITDNEVEALILEANLANKHTPRYNVQLKDDKHFPYIRVTLSEPYPRLMVTRQASGKTKDLFFGPYTNVRAMRKTLSLLNKVFRIRDCDLKLPLDQPIRPCLSYHLKRCDAPCANLTTPESYRHLVEQAVLLLKGRHRDLRKDLEQRMRDAANADRFEEAARVRDQIRDLDSLQESQKVDLGTDASKDLIACSRTGKMACIVILEIRDGYVSGRKHFEVNAPLEQDEDSVITEFIKGYYVRQGAEGIPRELILSHPTLEEENVEAVLRDLRGGAVDIEIPQKGEKRRQINLALENAKLLVAEMVSRRERKNRQSYMVTALQEDLGLPNPPHRIEGFDISHLSGTDTVASQVVFVDGKPSKKDYRHYNVKTVAGIDDFASMKEIVGRRVKRLIEENQPFPDLFLIDGGKGQLGMAYEILREAGRPEQPVIGLAKRLEEIFFPGQSEPLLIAKTSPSLQLLQQVRDEAHRFAITFQRSKRKQHIESSWLDEVPGVGTKTKMKLLQAFGAPAAIAAAPETELAQAAGKVVAARVRAYLEEKRSDGSSATPP; encoded by the coding sequence ATGCCCCTTGATTCCGACGGCGCCCTTTCGGCCGCCATCCAGGCCAAACTGGAAGTCCTACCCACCCGGCCCGGAGTCTATCTCATGAAGAACGCCAAGGGCGAGATCGTATACATCGGCAAAGCGGTCAATTTGCGCAACCGGGTCCGGAGTTACTTCAATGCCCGATCGCATCAGGCCAACCATCTGGCTTCCACCCTGCTGCGGGCCGTGGCCAAGGATATCGAGTGGATCATCACCGATAACGAGGTCGAGGCTTTGATCCTGGAAGCCAACCTGGCCAACAAGCATACCCCCCGCTACAATGTCCAACTCAAGGATGACAAGCATTTCCCCTACATCCGGGTCACGCTCTCCGAGCCCTACCCACGCTTGATGGTCACGCGGCAGGCTTCGGGAAAGACCAAGGACCTGTTTTTCGGGCCGTACACCAACGTGCGCGCCATGCGCAAGACCCTGAGCCTGTTGAACAAGGTCTTCCGGATCCGCGATTGCGACCTGAAGCTGCCCTTGGACCAGCCCATCCGGCCCTGCCTCAGCTACCATCTGAAGCGCTGCGATGCGCCCTGCGCCAACCTCACCACCCCCGAGTCTTACCGGCATCTGGTCGAGCAGGCGGTCCTGTTGCTCAAGGGGCGCCACCGGGACTTGCGCAAGGACCTGGAACAGCGCATGCGGGACGCGGCCAACGCCGACCGCTTCGAGGAAGCGGCGCGCGTACGCGATCAAATCCGCGATCTGGACTCCCTCCAGGAAAGCCAGAAGGTGGACTTGGGGACGGATGCCTCCAAGGACCTGATCGCCTGCTCCCGCACCGGGAAGATGGCCTGCATCGTCATCCTGGAAATCCGGGACGGGTACGTGAGCGGCCGCAAGCATTTCGAAGTGAACGCGCCGTTGGAACAGGACGAGGACAGCGTCATCACCGAATTCATCAAGGGCTACTACGTACGGCAAGGCGCCGAAGGCATCCCGCGCGAACTGATCCTTTCCCACCCGACCTTGGAAGAGGAGAACGTGGAGGCCGTCTTGCGGGACCTGCGCGGCGGCGCGGTCGATATCGAGATTCCCCAAAAGGGGGAGAAGCGCCGGCAGATCAACTTGGCCCTGGAGAACGCCAAGCTCCTGGTAGCCGAAATGGTGTCCCGCCGCGAGCGCAAGAACCGGCAAAGCTACATGGTGACTGCGCTGCAGGAGGATCTAGGTCTGCCAAACCCCCCGCATCGCATCGAAGGCTTCGATATTTCCCACCTCTCCGGCACCGACACCGTTGCCTCGCAGGTTGTATTCGTGGACGGAAAGCCCAGCAAAAAGGATTACCGGCATTACAATGTGAAAACCGTCGCGGGAATCGACGATTTCGCCTCCATGAAGGAGATCGTGGGCCGCCGCGTAAAGCGACTGATCGAAGAGAACCAGCCCTTCCCTGATTTGTTCCTCATCGATGGGGGCAAAGGGCAATTGGGCATGGCCTATGAAATCCTGCGCGAGGCGGGCCGGCCCGAACAGCCCGTCATCGGCCTGGCTAAGCGCCTGGAAGAAATCTTTTTCCCCGGCCAATCCGAGCCCTTGCTGATCGCGAAGACTTCGCCCAGCCTGCAATTGCTGCAGCAGGTCCGGGACGAGGCCCACCGGTTCGCCATCACCTTCCAGCGATCCAAACGCAAGCAGCATATCGAATCGTCCTGGCTGGACGAGGTACCCGGAGTCGGGACCAAGACCAAGATGAAGCTGTTGCAGGCCTTCGGGGCGCCCGCCGCCATCGCCGCGGCCCCGGAAACGGAGCTGGCGCAAGCGGCGGGCAAGGTGGTGGCCGCGCGCGTGCGGGCATATTTGGAAGAGAAGCGGTCGGATGGGTCCTCGGCGACCCCTCCTTGA
- a CDS encoding SDR family oxidoreductase, with translation MIAKQKILVTGAAAGFGFRIATTLANAGHTVFATLRDPAGRNASKARALAASVRGGGKLYVLELDVADDASVDAAVRKAAELEGGLDAVINNAGVGPGLGAYGETVGMDQFRHAFEVNVFGVQRVTRAALPYLRERGRGLIVNISSTMGRIVLPYASAYTASKYALEGLSESYRYELSATGVEVAIVEPGGFPTDFFASVEAPSALDRLAGYGPLADAPAKFWGPVGESLRSPAAPDPQAVADAVLDLVAAAPGSRPLRVVVDPLHGGEGPRAINQTTGAVQAGLLEAIGQKHLLVLKGLD, from the coding sequence ATGATCGCCAAGCAGAAAATCCTCGTCACCGGCGCCGCCGCCGGCTTCGGTTTCCGCATCGCCACGACCCTCGCGAACGCTGGGCATACCGTCTTCGCCACCCTGCGCGACCCCGCTGGGCGCAACGCCTCCAAGGCCCGGGCCCTGGCCGCATCCGTCCGGGGAGGCGGCAAACTTTACGTTCTGGAACTCGACGTGGCCGACGATGCCTCCGTGGACGCCGCGGTACGCAAGGCCGCGGAACTGGAGGGCGGCCTGGATGCCGTCATCAACAACGCGGGCGTGGGTCCCGGCCTGGGTGCTTATGGCGAAACGGTGGGCATGGATCAATTCCGGCACGCCTTCGAGGTAAACGTGTTCGGGGTGCAACGCGTGACCCGCGCGGCGCTTCCCTATCTTCGCGAGCGCGGGCGCGGCTTGATCGTGAACATCTCGAGCACCATGGGCCGCATCGTGCTGCCTTATGCTTCCGCCTATACGGCCAGCAAGTACGCCCTGGAAGGGCTTTCCGAAAGCTACCGCTACGAACTGTCCGCGACGGGGGTGGAAGTGGCGATCGTCGAGCCCGGCGGCTTCCCCACGGATTTTTTCGCGAGCGTGGAGGCGCCGTCCGCTTTGGATCGCCTGGCCGGCTACGGCCCCCTGGCCGATGCGCCGGCTAAGTTCTGGGGACCGGTCGGGGAAAGCCTTCGCAGTCCCGCGGCTCCCGATCCCCAAGCCGTGGCCGACGCGGTTCTGGACCTGGTGGCTGCAGCGCCGGGAAGCCGTCCCTTGCGCGTGGTGGTGGATCCGTTACATGGCGGCGAAGGCCCGCGGGCCATCAACCAAACCACCGGGGCCGTGCAGGCCGGGCTGTTGGAGGCCATCGGGCAAAAGCATCTGCTGGTTTTGAAAGGCTTGGATTAG
- a CDS encoding Crp/Fnr family transcriptional regulator: protein MLASIFRIRKAGKGDTLLKPGQTAKEILFVCSGLLRYFYRESDGREANKAFLYEDTFSSPLNACASDLAIGCGVEALEPTVILIADAMEFNALYDAHPVFDRMGRKLGEWWMARKELRTRAFQSQDARERYLDFIRMHGNLAQRLPQYHIASYLGITEVSLSRIRRGLARTPRPAPFLNI, encoded by the coding sequence ATGCTGGCAAGCATTTTCAGGATCCGCAAGGCGGGCAAAGGCGATACCCTGCTCAAACCCGGTCAAACCGCGAAAGAGATTTTGTTCGTATGCAGCGGCCTGTTGCGCTATTTCTACCGCGAAAGCGACGGACGGGAAGCCAATAAAGCCTTCCTTTACGAAGATACCTTCTCCAGCCCGTTGAACGCATGCGCTTCGGACTTGGCCATCGGGTGCGGCGTCGAAGCCCTGGAACCCACCGTGATCCTGATCGCCGATGCCATGGAGTTCAACGCCCTCTACGATGCCCACCCGGTTTTCGACCGGATGGGGCGCAAGCTCGGGGAATGGTGGATGGCGCGCAAGGAGTTGCGCACCCGGGCCTTCCAAAGCCAGGACGCGCGCGAACGCTACCTGGACTTCATCCGCATGCACGGGAACCTGGCCCAACGCCTGCCGCAATACCACATCGCCTCCTACCTGGGCATCACCGAGGTTTCCCTTTCCCGCATCCGCCGGGGTTTGGCGCGAACACCGCGTCCCGCCCCATTTCTTAACATTTGA